The DNA region TGGTCTATTCCACAAAGCCACAATAAATTGGAGTTTTGTTTAAAAGGCATGGTACCATCGGCATTTGTGGGGTAAATATCATTGGAATGAACAATGGCAATGCTTTTAGGCAATAAATTTTCGATAAGCAACTTCCGATTGTGAATAAACAACTCTTTGTCTATTTTGGGAAATCTAGCCATAATATAGATTTTGAAAATGATTGATTAAAAATTTGCCGTAAATATACACAAAGGCAAAAAATGAACTATTTGTAATCTGTTTTATTTCTTAAACAAATAGAAAACGGCAAAAAGATTTAAGATACATAAAATGAGAAATCATCGTCAATTTCTAATCAATTACTTTGGATTAATTTTCCAAAAAATTGCAATGGCAAGTAGCAGAATTAAAATGATCCATAAAATGATCACTTTTTTGCGGTGTTTACGTGCTTTTTTCTCTTCCCACCAATTGCCCGATCTTACTCCTTGTAACAAAAATGTTAGGACACCGGCGAGGTTCAAACTGGCAAAATTGGCTGTAAACAACAAGAAACTGCCCAATGAAGACAACCAATGCCCATTGCCTAATAACATTCCGGCGTTCACCAATGGTGGCAAAAGCGCAATAGCCACCATTACTCCTACCACTCCCATCATTTCACCGGTAGTAAAAGCCAGTGTGCCGGCTACTCCGGAAGCAATGGCCACTATCAAATCCGGATAGTTTAATGAAGTTCTTGACTTAACTTCTTCAAATTGCAAATCCAGAGGGAAAATCAATCCAAGTAATATAGATAAAACCAATGAAAGCCCTGCGCCAAGAAAGAAAGCAATAAATCCTTTTTTCTCCAATTCATAATCTCCGATAACTGTAGCCAATGATATGGCAATGTTTGGTGAAAGTAAAGGGGCTATTACCATAGAACCTATGATTAATGCCACGCTGTTTTTATAAAGTCCAATGGCTGCGATTACGGTGGACAATACTATCATGATGAAATATACATAATTAAGTTCAACCGAATTTGAAGCAGAAGTATAAAGCTCGTCACGGCTGACACGCAACCTCCCAATGTTTTGTTTGGTGCTATTCTCAGGATCGTCAGGTCGCGGTATCGTGGTTTTCACTTCTATAGATACCATTCTGAAACGTTTGTCATTTGAAAATTTTTTTTCAAGTTTATCCATCAACGATTCTGTCTTGTTGGCATCTAAAAGTACTTTGATGATAACTTCGTCCTTAAAAACCTCTTCCCGCCAATAATCCAAAATTTCTTCATTTTTCAATTGGTCGATGATTCTGGTAGCATTTTCTCCGGGTAAAATGATTTCAATCAATCGCAGGTTCATAATTCTTAAATTTTGTTTAATTCTTACGAATCGTTGTTATGGTTTTAATGCCTATAATCTGTCGGAAATACAGGAAAAAATTTTCTTTGCAATTTTAGGGATTAAATTTCAGGTTTTTATCAAAATGAAACCGAAATGAATATTGTTAACAACAGCGTAATAATGAAAGTATCCGATGGCGGATTCAGAAAAATTTTAACAAAGGGGCAGGAAAACAAAAAAGCCCCACTTTGTGGGGCTTGCTCCTCGGGCTGGGCTCGAACCAGCGACCCTCTGATTAACAGTCAGATGCTCTAACCGACTGAGCTACCGAGGAATTTTTACGGGATGCAATATTACGAATTTTTTTAATTTTTCAAATATCTTTTTTTAAAAAGTATCCGTTATAAAAACAAATAAAGAACTTTTTAAAAATCTCTGCCTTGGTGGAGGATACCGGATTCGAACCGGTGACCTCTTGCATGCCATGCAAGCGCTCTAGCCAGCTGAGCTAATCCCCCATTTTGAGATGGCAAATATCTCATTTTTTCTTTTAAAAATGGAC from Vicingaceae bacterium includes:
- a CDS encoding DUF389 domain-containing protein; this translates as MNLRLIEIILPGENATRIIDQLKNEEILDYWREEVFKDEVIIKVLLDANKTESLMDKLEKKFSNDKRFRMVSIEVKTTIPRPDDPENSTKQNIGRLRVSRDELYTSASNSVELNYVYFIMIVLSTVIAAIGLYKNSVALIIGSMVIAPLLSPNIAISLATVIGDYELEKKGFIAFFLGAGLSLVLSILLGLIFPLDLQFEEVKSRTSLNYPDLIVAIASGVAGTLAFTTGEMMGVVGVMVAIALLPPLVNAGMLLGNGHWLSSLGSFLLFTANFASLNLAGVLTFLLQGVRSGNWWEEKKARKHRKKVIILWIILILLLAIAIFWKINPK